A part of Spiribacter vilamensis genomic DNA contains:
- a CDS encoding RES family NAD+ phosphorylase: MAEPVQWQGLTVRDYVTPIYGRLYRVVGSQERIATNSIVDTLEEQSLLENLLEASKPPIRPGSVGLHYLLMTPFRHPPLRHGSRFGGRYEPSIFYGAHRPHTARAEMAYYRLVFWSGMLAPPERPVRSEHTLYGTRCRTQCGLQLQRTPFSERQVTLTDSEHYGPTQALGAVMRAAGILAFEFTSARDPSGGTNVGLFEPQAFASTGISDPQQWLCEVDGQGVRLLCLADHSLEHYSLELFLVDGRLPAPAV; encoded by the coding sequence GTGGCCGAACCGGTCCAGTGGCAGGGCCTGACTGTCCGCGACTACGTCACTCCCATTTATGGGCGGCTCTATCGTGTCGTTGGGAGTCAGGAGCGAATCGCCACGAACAGCATTGTCGATACGCTGGAGGAACAAAGCCTCCTGGAAAATCTACTGGAGGCGAGCAAGCCACCGATCCGGCCCGGGAGTGTCGGTCTCCACTATCTACTGATGACGCCGTTCCGCCACCCCCCGCTCAGGCACGGTTCACGATTCGGGGGGCGCTATGAGCCATCCATTTTCTACGGCGCCCATCGCCCGCACACGGCGCGCGCCGAGATGGCGTATTACCGCCTGGTGTTCTGGTCGGGGATGTTGGCACCGCCCGAGCGACCGGTGCGCAGCGAGCACACGCTCTACGGCACTCGATGTCGGACCCAGTGCGGCCTGCAGCTGCAGCGCACCCCTTTTTCCGAGCGGCAGGTGACATTGACCGACTCCGAGCATTACGGGCCGACGCAGGCCCTGGGGGCCGTGATGCGCGCCGCCGGGATACTCGCCTTCGAGTTCACATCGGCCCGTGATCCGTCCGGCGGCACGAATGTCGGGCTATTCGAGCCCCAGGCCTTCGCGTCGACGGGCATCAGCGACCCGCAGCAATGGCTGTGCGAGGTGGACGGTCAGGGTGTTCGCCTTCTCTGTCTCGCGGACCACTCGCTGGAGCATTACTCCCTCGAGCTGTTTCTCGTGGATGGACGGTTGCCTGCGCCTGCTGTTTAG
- a CDS encoding protein-export chaperone SecB, giving the protein MTPELQFEHYFFKRLLVDTRLPDGGQALDFEYPLEVSTAIELYPLLGDENRFQLRLIIERDAADLPPGAYQVEVEVYGIFRASGDQSQADKEKAVRLTGAPILYDAAREHLLAVTGRGPWPALMLPIASFVPEGSDKST; this is encoded by the coding sequence ATGACGCCTGAACTGCAGTTCGAGCACTATTTCTTCAAGCGGCTCCTGGTGGACACCCGTTTGCCGGACGGCGGACAGGCCCTCGACTTTGAGTACCCGCTCGAGGTGTCCACCGCCATCGAGCTCTATCCCCTCCTAGGTGACGAGAATCGCTTCCAGCTGCGACTGATCATCGAGCGCGATGCAGCGGATCTACCGCCCGGCGCCTACCAGGTTGAAGTCGAGGTTTACGGGATCTTCCGGGCATCCGGTGATCAGTCGCAGGCCGACAAGGAGAAGGCAGTGCGCCTCACCGGGGCACCGATCCTGTACGACGCGGCCCGCGAGCACCTGCTGGCCGTGACAGGCCGCGGCCCATGGCCTGCCCTGATGCTACCGATCGCGAGCTTTGTGCCGGAGGGCTCGGATAAGTCGACCTGA
- a CDS encoding ABC transporter ATP-binding protein yields the protein MTTLQKALAVLTASERRRGVLLLLMVTTMAAAEMVGVASVMPFLGVLGQPGVIESNAVLNWAYTTFGFASIDAFVMFLGAGAFGLILASAVYRTFVHYWMNRFIEMRRHSIGERLLETYLRQPYAFFLNRHSGDMAKNVLSEVDQFIGNFLRPGVMLVANAALAIGIVGLLVAVNPLLALLVSLLFAGIYSVIYLTVRRRLVRLGRERVRANQARFTTAGECLGGIKDVKLLGREHAYVARYRGPSTVFAGNMATTQTLSQVPKFLVESVAVGGIMLLSLVMIAIGGGVRSEAFGELLPVLGLYAFGALRLLPAAQAIYQGIAQTRAGTATLDAIHADLCEREHLAPMAARAPTPLHPEQEIGFEAVTYRYPNAPADALQGINLALPVGSALGVVGTTGAGKTTLVDVLLGLLRPTNGAITVDGEPVTDDNLRAWQRALGYVPQDIFLTDATVTENIAFGIEPGQIDTEQVERCARMAQVHDFVVNEMPEGYDTIVGERGVRLSGGQRQRIGIARALYHNPDILVFDEATSALDNVTERAVMQAIDALHHQKTIILIAHRLSTVERCDQVVLLDHGHVEACGTFEELKAGSERFRRMASGV from the coding sequence ATGACCACGCTGCAGAAAGCCCTAGCCGTTCTCACCGCCTCTGAACGTCGCCGTGGCGTGCTGCTGCTCCTGATGGTCACCACCATGGCCGCCGCCGAGATGGTGGGCGTGGCCTCGGTGATGCCGTTCCTCGGCGTGCTGGGCCAGCCCGGCGTGATCGAGTCCAACGCCGTCCTCAACTGGGCCTATACCACCTTTGGCTTTGCCAGTATCGATGCCTTTGTGATGTTCCTGGGGGCGGGGGCGTTCGGGCTGATCCTGGCCTCGGCGGTCTACCGCACGTTTGTCCACTACTGGATGAATCGCTTTATCGAGATGCGCCGTCACTCCATCGGCGAGCGCCTGCTCGAGACCTACCTGCGCCAGCCCTATGCGTTCTTCCTCAATCGCCATAGCGGTGATATGGCGAAGAACGTCCTCTCGGAGGTGGATCAGTTCATCGGCAACTTCCTGCGCCCGGGGGTGATGCTGGTGGCCAACGCCGCGCTGGCCATCGGCATTGTCGGGTTGCTGGTGGCGGTGAATCCGTTGCTGGCGCTGCTGGTCTCACTGCTCTTCGCCGGGATCTACTCGGTGATCTATCTCACGGTGCGGCGGCGATTGGTGCGCCTGGGCCGTGAACGGGTGCGCGCCAACCAGGCCCGCTTCACCACTGCCGGCGAGTGCCTGGGCGGCATCAAGGACGTCAAGCTGCTGGGCCGCGAGCATGCCTATGTCGCACGCTATCGGGGGCCGAGTACCGTCTTCGCCGGCAACATGGCTACCACGCAAACGCTCTCGCAGGTGCCGAAGTTTCTGGTGGAGTCGGTGGCCGTGGGCGGGATCATGCTGCTGTCGCTGGTGATGATCGCCATTGGCGGCGGAGTGCGCAGCGAGGCCTTCGGTGAGCTGCTGCCGGTACTGGGCCTGTATGCCTTTGGCGCGCTACGCCTGCTGCCCGCCGCTCAGGCGATCTATCAGGGCATCGCCCAGACCCGTGCCGGCACCGCCACCCTCGATGCCATCCATGCCGATCTCTGCGAGCGCGAGCACCTCGCCCCCATGGCGGCCCGGGCGCCGACGCCCCTGCACCCCGAGCAGGAGATCGGCTTCGAGGCGGTCACCTACCGCTATCCCAACGCCCCGGCCGATGCGCTGCAGGGCATTAACCTGGCCCTGCCCGTCGGCAGTGCGCTGGGGGTGGTCGGGACCACCGGGGCCGGGAAGACCACGCTGGTGGACGTGCTGCTGGGCCTGCTGCGGCCCACCAATGGTGCCATCACCGTGGACGGCGAGCCCGTCACCGATGACAACCTGCGCGCCTGGCAACGGGCGCTCGGCTATGTCCCGCAGGATATCTTTCTGACCGACGCCACGGTCACCGAGAACATCGCCTTTGGCATCGAGCCCGGGCAGATCGACACCGAGCAGGTCGAGCGCTGCGCCCGTATGGCCCAGGTGCACGACTTCGTCGTCAATGAAATGCCCGAAGGCTACGACACCATTGTCGGTGAGCGCGGTGTGCGCCTGTCCGGCGGCCAGCGCCAGCGCATCGGCATCGCTCGGGCGCTTTACCACAACCCCGACATCCTCGTGTTCGACGAGGCCACCAGTGCCCTCGATAACGTGACCGAGCGGGCCGTGATGCAGGCCATCGACGCCCTGCATCACCAGAAGACCATCATCCTCATCGCGCATCGGCTCTCGACGGTGGAGCGCTGTGACCAGGTGGTGCTGCTGGATCACGGCCATGTCGAGGCCTGCGGGACGTTTGAGGAGTTAAAGGCGGGGAGTGAGCGGTTTCGGAGGATGGCGAGTGGGGTTTAG
- a CDS encoding glycosyltransferase family 4 protein: protein MKILLFANTDWYLYNFRRSLALALKAAGHQVLLVSPPGLYGARLQALGLEWRPAPMERLSLNPWREFRLLVWLIRLVRREDVALVHGFTIKCAVYGSLAARLAGGRNRVSAVAGLGYVFTSRSLKARLLRPVVRRVLRIALGGRRSRLILQNPDDAAMFREAQLIDSRQVRLIPGSGVDTERFLPAEKPPAGDTFRVVLPARLLWDKGVGELVEAARLLKDRNVPVSLLLAGEPDAGNPAAVPVEQLQAWQQAGLIEWLGNVDDMPALFRSVNAIALPTYYGEGLPKSLIEAAACSLPLVTTDQPGCREVVTHEIDGLLVPPRDANALADAIERLASDPALCVRLGHAARRKALAEFDERIVIERTMAVYDELIEDS, encoded by the coding sequence GTGAAAATCCTCCTCTTCGCCAACACCGACTGGTACCTCTATAACTTCCGCCGATCCCTCGCTCTCGCGCTGAAAGCCGCGGGCCATCAGGTCTTGCTTGTCTCGCCGCCGGGGCTGTACGGGGCCCGACTGCAGGCGCTGGGTCTCGAGTGGCGCCCCGCGCCCATGGAGCGTCTCAGCCTCAATCCGTGGCGCGAGTTCCGGCTACTTGTTTGGCTGATCCGGCTGGTAAGGCGGGAGGACGTGGCGCTGGTCCATGGATTCACGATCAAGTGCGCGGTCTACGGATCGCTGGCGGCGCGGCTTGCCGGTGGCCGCAATCGGGTCAGCGCCGTGGCGGGTCTGGGTTATGTCTTCACCAGCCGATCGCTGAAAGCGCGCCTGCTGCGGCCGGTGGTCCGCCGTGTATTGCGGATCGCGCTGGGCGGACGACGCAGCCGGCTGATCCTGCAAAACCCCGATGATGCGGCGATGTTCCGCGAGGCACAGCTCATCGATAGCCGCCAGGTACGCCTGATCCCCGGATCCGGGGTGGATACCGAGCGGTTCCTGCCCGCCGAAAAACCGCCGGCGGGGGATACCTTCCGTGTCGTGCTCCCGGCGCGACTGCTCTGGGACAAGGGCGTTGGCGAACTCGTTGAAGCGGCGCGACTGCTTAAGGATCGCAACGTACCAGTGTCCCTGCTGCTGGCCGGCGAGCCGGACGCCGGCAACCCGGCGGCCGTCCCGGTTGAACAACTCCAGGCCTGGCAACAGGCGGGGCTGATCGAGTGGCTGGGGAATGTCGACGACATGCCGGCACTGTTCCGATCGGTGAATGCCATTGCGCTGCCTACCTACTACGGTGAAGGGCTGCCCAAGAGCCTCATCGAGGCAGCGGCATGTTCATTGCCTCTCGTGACCACCGATCAGCCCGGTTGTCGAGAGGTCGTGACCCACGAGATCGACGGCCTGTTGGTCCCGCCCCGGGATGCCAATGCGCTGGCCGATGCCATTGAGCGCCTGGCCAGTGATCCGGCGCTTTGCGTGCGCCTCGGGCACGCCGCCCGCCGGAAAGCCCTGGCGGAATTTGATGAACGCATCGTTATCGAGCGCACGATGGCCGTCTACGACGAATTGATTGAGGATTCATGA
- a CDS encoding EpsG family protein codes for MWPYWLMFLLPSAVALGGGWLSPQSRLSRRIYRPTYAWLVVIAALTLFIGYRYQVGGDWGSYIAHFQSQSWLDLWDVLSGSDPGYYLINWWFVRNGGDIYAINLVCGLIGAVGVAVFSRTQPRPWLAMAVAIPYLVNVVMMGYTRQGAALGIGMIGIAALLRDRPRQFIIWALLAATFHKSAVVLLPLAVLGRSRNRLVTGAGVAGVAVVAYWVFVQDQFDQLYTNYIEAEYQSAGALVRLAMNAVPAAILLIWHRRFTLIDNEQRIWRWVALLAIALLLAFPIVPSTTALDRLGLFVIPLQLVVFSHLPDVFGQSGRSNQFWVLLVLAYYALVQFVWLNYAAHAFAWLPYQFYPFVGM; via the coding sequence ATGTGGCCTTACTGGCTGATGTTCCTATTGCCCTCGGCGGTTGCCCTGGGCGGTGGCTGGCTGTCACCGCAAAGCCGGTTGTCCCGACGGATCTATCGGCCGACCTATGCCTGGCTGGTGGTGATTGCGGCGCTGACCCTCTTTATCGGCTACCGCTATCAGGTCGGTGGTGACTGGGGCAGCTATATAGCTCACTTCCAGTCGCAATCCTGGCTGGATCTCTGGGATGTGCTGTCAGGAAGCGATCCGGGCTACTACCTGATCAACTGGTGGTTCGTGCGCAATGGCGGCGATATCTATGCCATTAACCTGGTCTGTGGCCTCATCGGCGCCGTGGGCGTCGCGGTATTCAGCCGCACGCAACCCCGCCCCTGGCTGGCGATGGCTGTCGCCATTCCCTACCTCGTCAACGTCGTGATGATGGGCTACACCCGCCAGGGCGCGGCACTCGGCATCGGCATGATCGGTATCGCCGCGCTGCTCCGGGATCGACCTCGCCAGTTCATCATCTGGGCATTGCTGGCGGCGACATTCCATAAATCCGCCGTCGTGCTGCTACCGCTAGCGGTACTCGGCCGGTCACGCAATCGGCTGGTGACCGGTGCCGGTGTGGCCGGTGTGGCAGTCGTCGCCTACTGGGTGTTCGTGCAGGACCAGTTCGACCAGCTCTACACGAACTATATCGAGGCCGAATACCAGTCCGCCGGCGCCCTGGTCCGACTCGCCATGAATGCCGTCCCGGCGGCAATCCTGCTGATCTGGCACCGCCGCTTCACACTGATCGATAACGAGCAACGCATCTGGCGCTGGGTGGCGCTACTCGCCATCGCGCTGCTGCTGGCCTTCCCCATCGTGCCCTCGACTACCGCACTGGATCGGCTCGGGTTGTTTGTGATCCCCCTCCAGCTCGTCGTGTTCTCCCACCTGCCGGATGTGTTCGGGCAATCCGGGCGCAGCAATCAGTTCTGGGTGTTGCTGGTGTTGGCCTATTACGCCCTGGTGCAGTTCGTCTGGCTGAACTACGCCGCCCATGCCTTTGCCTGGTTGCCGTACCAGTTCTATCCGTTTGTCGGCATGTAA
- a CDS encoding glycosyltransferase family 4 protein, with protein sequence MKVTLLSKYSRLGASSRLRSLQYLPALETAGIEVTVRPLFDDDYLKTLYAGKGRAISLVARRYAVRARDLRRAVDADLLWVEKEALPYLPHWLEHVLMPRGVPYVVDYDDAVFHNYDLSGRAWVRRLLGRKIDRVMAEATTVICGNDYLAERACGAGARRVEYLPTVVDAERYPFVPRPGNAQPVIGWIGSPSTQQYVTELAPVLERIGKKYDARLVLVGARPDVAERFGDLPVEIVPWSEDTEAEQVASFDVGIMPLLDGPWERGKCGYKLIQYMACGKPVVASPVGVNEKIVHDWACGLLAGSHEQWFEALDHLISDTDQRQRLGRRGRDAIEKHYSMQVQAPHLANMLIQAITETS encoded by the coding sequence GTGAAGGTGACGCTGCTCTCCAAGTACAGCCGTCTCGGGGCCAGCAGCCGCCTTCGCTCTTTGCAGTACCTGCCGGCCTTGGAGACGGCGGGCATCGAGGTAACGGTGCGTCCGCTGTTCGACGATGATTATCTGAAAACGCTTTACGCGGGCAAGGGACGCGCGATTAGTTTGGTGGCCCGACGCTATGCGGTTCGCGCCCGCGATCTGCGGCGCGCTGTCGACGCGGATCTGTTGTGGGTGGAGAAGGAAGCCCTGCCATACCTGCCGCACTGGCTTGAACACGTCCTGATGCCACGCGGGGTGCCCTACGTGGTGGACTACGATGACGCGGTGTTTCACAACTACGACCTGTCTGGCCGCGCCTGGGTGCGGCGACTGTTGGGCCGCAAAATCGACCGGGTGATGGCCGAGGCGACCACGGTGATCTGCGGAAACGACTACTTGGCGGAGCGCGCCTGTGGCGCGGGCGCCCGGCGGGTCGAGTACCTGCCCACGGTGGTCGACGCCGAGCGCTATCCATTCGTGCCGCGGCCGGGGAATGCCCAGCCAGTGATCGGCTGGATCGGTTCACCGTCGACCCAACAATACGTGACAGAACTTGCGCCGGTGCTGGAGCGTATCGGCAAGAAATACGACGCGCGCCTGGTGCTGGTGGGAGCCCGCCCGGACGTGGCGGAGCGCTTCGGGGATCTGCCGGTCGAGATCGTGCCTTGGTCCGAGGATACCGAGGCAGAGCAGGTGGCATCATTTGATGTTGGCATCATGCCGCTGCTCGACGGCCCCTGGGAACGTGGGAAGTGCGGCTACAAGCTGATTCAGTACATGGCCTGCGGTAAGCCGGTGGTCGCCTCTCCGGTCGGCGTGAATGAAAAGATTGTCCACGACTGGGCTTGCGGACTGTTGGCGGGGAGTCACGAGCAGTGGTTCGAGGCGTTGGATCATTTGATCAGCGATACCGATCAGCGCCAGCGACTGGGTCGGCGAGGACGCGATGCGATAGAGAAGCATTACTCAATGCAGGTTCAGGCGCCACACTTGGCCAACATGCTCATTCAAGCTATTACTGAGACGAGTTGA
- a CDS encoding glycosyltransferase, producing the protein MLEPLGRSQVLSYLSRLSGEYAFTLVSFEKPADLADEDAVASLRAECAKYGIDWHPQVYHRCPRLLATAWDLLVLLWQTCRHSFNRDVRLVHCRSYIPAIAAWLCGRVTRKPFIFDMRALWPDEMVTAGRLARGSLTYRGLKWVERRLLRRAARVVSLTQAGVDYLLEIYPELPREKFEVITTCVDVDRFHVPAKQCSGMTLEDRSPFVVGTMGTLLSGWFYLNAFFAFFRAVKRLRPDARISIVTRDDHEKVLEAAWEAGVEPDEVDVCAASSREMPDLLAEMDVGVMFFAPKPGSAPTRLGEFLAAGVPVVGNTGIGDLGRLIESYGVGTVVNDTQDPSALDQAAHDLLARYDEILASSACRHAAEDYFSVGEGAKKYRHLYQTLTAESAGAETGQ; encoded by the coding sequence ATGCTCGAGCCTCTGGGCCGTTCCCAGGTGCTGAGCTACCTGTCCCGGCTATCCGGCGAGTACGCGTTCACGCTGGTGAGCTTCGAGAAGCCGGCGGACCTGGCGGATGAGGACGCGGTGGCGAGCTTGCGTGCGGAATGCGCGAAGTACGGCATCGATTGGCACCCGCAGGTCTACCACCGCTGTCCGCGGTTGCTGGCAACGGCCTGGGACCTGCTGGTGCTGCTCTGGCAGACCTGTCGGCATTCTTTTAACCGGGATGTGCGGCTGGTTCATTGCCGCAGCTACATCCCGGCCATCGCGGCCTGGCTGTGCGGCAGGGTGACGCGAAAGCCGTTCATCTTTGACATGCGCGCGCTGTGGCCGGACGAGATGGTGACGGCGGGGCGCCTGGCTCGCGGCTCACTGACATATCGTGGCCTGAAATGGGTGGAGCGACGGTTGCTGCGACGGGCGGCCCGGGTGGTGAGCCTGACGCAGGCGGGGGTGGATTACCTGCTCGAGATCTACCCGGAACTGCCGCGAGAGAAATTCGAGGTGATTACCACCTGCGTGGACGTGGATCGCTTCCATGTGCCGGCAAAGCAGTGCAGCGGGATGACGCTGGAAGATCGCAGTCCCTTCGTGGTGGGCACTATGGGCACGTTGTTGAGCGGCTGGTTCTACCTGAATGCCTTCTTCGCGTTTTTCCGCGCAGTGAAACGGCTCCGCCCCGACGCCCGCATCAGTATCGTGACCCGTGACGATCATGAAAAGGTGCTGGAGGCAGCTTGGGAGGCCGGGGTGGAGCCCGACGAGGTGGACGTTTGTGCCGCCTCTTCCCGGGAAATGCCCGACTTGCTGGCCGAGATGGACGTCGGCGTTATGTTCTTTGCGCCGAAACCGGGAAGCGCGCCGACCCGGCTGGGCGAATTCCTGGCGGCGGGCGTGCCCGTGGTAGGCAACACGGGCATCGGTGACCTTGGCCGGCTGATCGAATCGTACGGGGTGGGCACCGTGGTCAACGACACGCAGGACCCGTCCGCACTTGACCAAGCCGCCCACGATCTGCTGGCGCGGTATGACGAAATCCTTGCTTCCAGTGCCTGCCGCCATGCGGCGGAGGATTACTTCTCCGTGGGGGAGGGGGCGAAGAAGTATCGGCATCTCTACCAGACGTTAACTGCTGAATCCGCTGGTGCGGAGACTGGTCAGTGA
- a CDS encoding sulfotransferase family protein — protein sequence MKGQKVFNIGFHRSGTTSLQTALEELGYSVIGMRDGDWDAYARGDFHGLRETVESFDGFRDMPWPLVYQWAYHTFPNAKFVLTYRDPDSWASSCVGNYKNRYYRMFPVIYGFEVFQDNEKSAKDVYCRHIEAVREFFKDKPNSFLEVDFTRYSEWDDICRFLGESIPDRPFPHANNRPKKLYRKVFCRVLRAVSPAYYRQLVRDKK from the coding sequence ATGAAAGGCCAGAAAGTCTTCAATATCGGGTTTCACCGCTCAGGAACGACTTCTTTGCAAACTGCGCTCGAGGAACTCGGATATTCCGTTATCGGAATGAGAGATGGCGATTGGGACGCTTACGCTCGCGGGGATTTCCATGGCTTGCGAGAAACGGTTGAAAGCTTTGACGGATTCCGCGATATGCCTTGGCCGCTAGTTTACCAGTGGGCATATCACACGTTTCCGAATGCTAAGTTTGTTCTTACCTATCGCGATCCCGACAGCTGGGCCAGTTCCTGTGTGGGGAACTATAAAAATCGATACTATCGCATGTTTCCAGTTATTTACGGCTTCGAAGTGTTTCAGGATAATGAAAAATCCGCCAAAGATGTGTACTGCAGGCATATTGAAGCGGTTCGGGAGTTCTTCAAAGATAAACCCAATTCCTTTTTAGAGGTGGATTTTACTCGTTATTCTGAGTGGGATGATATTTGCCGTTTCCTCGGAGAGTCCATCCCAGACCGGCCGTTTCCCCATGCAAACAATCGGCCTAAGAAGCTTTATAGAAAAGTCTTTTGCCGCGTTCTGCGAGCCGTATCACCTGCGTACTACCGCCAGCTTGTCCGTGACAAGAAATAG
- a CDS encoding glycosyltransferase, translating into MKVTLVVPDLRGGGVERVRILLAREFIAKGHDVDLVLVRKEGVLLGQVPAEVRVIDLQADRVRQGFMPLVRYLRGHRPDALLVSMWPLTTLAALAAKIARFRGRVVVSEHSALSRSPQNDGRSGFALRASVRWIHALADDVVGVSAGVVDDLHGLGLPADVGRVIHNPVAISDEKTVADGWNDHPWMKSPPSQRLLAVGSVKPAKDYPTLLSAVKNVVRSGTDVSLLILGTGPLQAELEERRQALGLEGHVHFGGFVPDPGPFYRAAGLFVLSSAWEGFGNVIVEALAAGTPVVSTDCRSGPAEILENGRYGRLVPVEDDEALALAIGESLFANHDPNALRVRAADFSVEKIGEEYLKVLSS; encoded by the coding sequence ATGAAAGTCACTTTAGTCGTTCCCGATCTCCGCGGAGGTGGCGTAGAGCGCGTGCGCATTCTTCTGGCCCGTGAATTCATCGCCAAAGGCCACGACGTCGACCTGGTGCTGGTGCGCAAAGAAGGAGTGCTCCTGGGCCAGGTGCCGGCGGAGGTGCGGGTCATTGACCTACAGGCGGACCGGGTCAGGCAGGGGTTCATGCCCTTGGTGCGTTATCTGCGCGGGCATCGGCCAGATGCCCTTCTTGTGTCGATGTGGCCGCTGACAACGCTGGCGGCGCTGGCCGCGAAGATAGCGCGGTTTCGTGGGCGGGTGGTGGTGTCGGAGCATTCGGCGCTCTCTCGCTCCCCACAGAACGATGGTCGCTCCGGGTTCGCGCTACGCGCGAGCGTCCGTTGGATCCATGCGCTTGCAGATGATGTGGTGGGCGTTTCTGCGGGTGTGGTTGACGATCTTCACGGTTTGGGTTTGCCTGCGGACGTCGGTCGGGTAATCCATAACCCGGTTGCTATCAGTGACGAGAAAACGGTTGCGGACGGCTGGAATGATCACCCGTGGATGAAGAGCCCACCTTCCCAACGTTTGCTTGCGGTGGGCTCGGTCAAACCGGCCAAGGATTACCCGACGCTACTATCCGCCGTGAAAAACGTGGTCCGGTCCGGCACAGACGTGTCCCTGTTGATATTGGGTACCGGCCCGTTGCAGGCCGAACTGGAAGAACGCCGCCAAGCACTCGGGCTAGAGGGCCACGTGCACTTCGGTGGGTTCGTGCCGGACCCGGGGCCTTTCTACCGCGCAGCGGGGCTTTTCGTCCTCTCCTCCGCCTGGGAGGGATTCGGGAATGTCATTGTGGAAGCGCTGGCGGCGGGTACGCCGGTGGTCTCGACGGACTGCCGCTCCGGCCCGGCGGAAATCCTGGAGAATGGCCGCTACGGGCGGTTGGTGCCGGTGGAAGACGATGAAGCGCTGGCACTGGCGATTGGTGAATCATTATTCGCGAATCATGATCCAAATGCCTTACGGGTGCGGGCGGCGGATTTCAGTGTGGAAAAGATTGGCGAAGAATACCTCAAGGTGCTGAGTTCATGA
- a CDS encoding sulfotransferase family protein, giving the protein MSHAIPNLFILGAPKCGTTALTHWLALHPEVYAPPAKEPHYFSTEYCLTPARSEYARLYRDWSVDERWAFDASVWSLFSPTAVPNIIQEQPDAHFIVMLRNPLQMIPSMHRQQIFNGNELEPDLRSALALNACRAIGEEASVLAGYPPDHLAYYTSCALGWQVDRLKSLVKSEHLHFITYDDLARAPAAVLTGVFHFLDLEPQLPTSFKKINAAKVRRFPLLDRASKSIGDWKNKQGITWRLGVLSWLRSINRKSQPIPPLTEDIVTDIQEKLAEDVRLLSSCIGRDVTFWFDAPTN; this is encoded by the coding sequence ATGAGTCACGCAATACCTAACCTTTTCATCCTCGGCGCACCTAAATGCGGGACCACTGCCTTGACTCACTGGCTAGCCTTGCACCCTGAAGTCTACGCCCCTCCTGCCAAGGAACCGCACTATTTTTCTACTGAGTATTGTTTGACGCCGGCTCGCTCTGAATACGCTAGGTTGTATCGAGACTGGTCTGTTGATGAGCGGTGGGCTTTTGACGCTTCTGTGTGGTCGCTTTTTTCGCCCACGGCAGTACCGAACATTATTCAAGAGCAACCAGACGCGCACTTCATCGTGATGCTACGTAATCCTCTGCAAATGATTCCCTCGATGCATCGGCAGCAAATCTTCAATGGAAATGAACTGGAGCCAGATCTTCGTTCTGCTCTCGCTTTGAATGCATGTCGCGCCATAGGCGAAGAGGCTTCTGTTTTAGCCGGTTATCCTCCAGATCACTTAGCCTATTACACTTCTTGTGCGCTTGGCTGGCAAGTTGATCGACTCAAGTCGTTGGTAAAGTCTGAGCATCTGCACTTTATTACTTACGATGACTTAGCCCGAGCGCCTGCGGCTGTTTTAACGGGTGTATTCCACTTTCTTGATCTTGAGCCACAATTGCCGACGTCGTTCAAGAAAATAAATGCGGCGAAGGTGAGGCGTTTCCCATTGCTTGATAGAGCATCGAAATCCATAGGCGATTGGAAGAACAAGCAAGGTATCACGTGGAGGTTAGGCGTTCTGTCTTGGCTAAGGAGTATAAACCGAAAGTCCCAACCTATTCCTCCGTTAACTGAAGATATCGTTACCGATATCCAAGAAAAACTAGCTGAAGATGTGCGTCTTTTGAGTAGCTGCATTGGTCGAGATGTGACTTTCTGGTTTGATGCTCCCACCAATTAG